The following are from one region of the Rhodopirellula sp. P2 genome:
- the nqrF gene encoding NADH:ubiquinone reductase (Na(+)-transporting) subunit F, translating to MLSLPLMIAASASTVVILGVVMFTVVVIALVLLILAAKSQLVASGPVKIMINGQKEISVPAGGKLLGALADAGIFVSSACGGGGTCAQCKVKVTEGGGDLLATETGHINKKEAAEGERLSCQVAVKTDMVVEVPPEAFDTQKWECTVKSNDNVATFIKEFVLQLPEGAEVDFRAGGYIQIECPPHEIHYKDFDIDEEYHPDWDQYNIWRYVSKVEEPVIRAYSMANYPGEKGIIMLNIRVASPPPRAPEGTPPGKMSSYIFSLKPGDKATISGPYGEFFIKDSDAEMVYIGGGAGMAPLRSHIFELFKRQKTDRKVSYWYGGRSLRELFYIDQFREIEKDFPNFQFNIALSEPQPEDNWDGYVGFIHQVLLDNYLRNHPAPEDIEYYICGPPMMNAAVFRMLDDLGVEPENIAYDDFGG from the coding sequence ATGCTTTCCCTTCCTCTGATGATAGCGGCCTCCGCCAGCACGGTCGTCATTCTCGGCGTCGTCATGTTCACCGTTGTGGTGATCGCATTGGTGCTGCTGATTTTGGCCGCCAAAAGCCAATTGGTTGCATCCGGCCCGGTCAAAATCATGATCAACGGCCAAAAAGAAATTTCCGTCCCGGCCGGCGGAAAGCTGCTCGGTGCTCTCGCAGACGCGGGCATCTTCGTCAGCAGTGCCTGCGGTGGCGGTGGGACCTGTGCCCAGTGCAAAGTCAAAGTCACCGAGGGCGGTGGCGACTTGTTGGCGACCGAAACCGGCCACATCAACAAGAAAGAAGCCGCCGAGGGCGAACGATTGTCCTGCCAAGTCGCTGTGAAGACCGACATGGTTGTGGAAGTTCCACCGGAAGCGTTCGACACCCAGAAATGGGAATGCACGGTCAAGAGCAACGACAACGTTGCGACCTTCATCAAGGAATTCGTCCTGCAGCTTCCCGAAGGGGCCGAGGTCGATTTCCGGGCGGGTGGTTACATCCAAATCGAATGCCCACCCCACGAAATCCACTACAAAGATTTCGACATCGACGAAGAGTATCACCCCGACTGGGACCAGTACAACATTTGGCGGTACGTGTCGAAGGTCGAAGAGCCGGTCATCCGTGCTTATTCGATGGCCAACTACCCCGGCGAGAAGGGCATCATCATGCTCAACATCCGGGTCGCGTCGCCACCACCACGTGCTCCTGAGGGAACACCGCCTGGGAAGATGAGCAGTTACATCTTCTCGCTCAAACCAGGCGACAAAGCCACGATCAGCGGTCCTTACGGTGAATTCTTCATCAAGGACAGCGACGCCGAAATGGTTTACATCGGGGGTGGTGCCGGGATGGCACCTCTGCGAAGTCACATCTTTGAGTTGTTCAAACGCCAGAAAACGGACCGCAAGGTCAGCTACTGGTACGGCGGTCGAAGCCTTCGTGAGCTGTTCTACATCGATCAGTTCCGTGAGATCGAAAAGGACTTCCCGAACTTCCAGTTCAACATCGCATTGTCGGAGCCTCAACCGGAAGACAACTGGGACGGGTACGTCGGCTTCATTCACCAGGTCTTGCTGGACAATTACCTCCGCAACCACCCGGCACCGGAAGACATCGAGTACTACATCTGTGGTCCACCCATGATGAACGCCGCTGTGTTCCGCATGCTGGATGACTTGGGTGTTGAACCCGAAAACATTGCCTACGATGACTTCGGTGGCTGA
- the nqrE gene encoding NADH:ubiquinone reductase (Na(+)-transporting) subunit E: MVEQYLSIFLKAVFVENLALAFFLGMCTFLAVSKNVKTAIGLGIAVIAIETITVPANQLIYSLLLKKGALTWVNDYLISTDTYNFAEVDLTFLGFISYIGVIAAMVQILEMFLDRFMPSLYNALGIFLPLITVNCAILGASLFMEQREYAFGESVVFGFGCGVGWALAIMALAGIREKLKYSDVPPPLRGLGITFITVGLMSLAFMSFSGIQL, encoded by the coding sequence ATGGTCGAACAATACCTCAGCATCTTTTTGAAGGCTGTCTTCGTCGAGAACCTGGCACTCGCATTCTTTTTGGGAATGTGCACGTTCTTGGCAGTCAGTAAAAACGTCAAAACGGCAATCGGCTTGGGGATCGCGGTCATCGCGATCGAGACCATCACCGTGCCTGCCAACCAATTGATCTACAGCCTGTTGCTGAAGAAAGGTGCGTTGACCTGGGTCAACGACTATCTGATCAGCACGGACACTTACAACTTCGCGGAGGTCGACCTGACCTTCCTCGGGTTCATCAGCTACATCGGCGTGATCGCCGCCATGGTTCAGATCTTGGAAATGTTCCTCGATCGATTCATGCCCAGCCTTTACAACGCCCTGGGGATTTTCCTTCCTCTGATCACCGTGAACTGCGCCATCTTGGGTGCGTCGTTGTTCATGGAGCAGCGTGAGTACGCGTTTGGCGAATCCGTCGTCTTCGGCTTCGGCTGTGGCGTTGGTTGGGCTTTGGCGATCATGGCTCTGGCCGGAATTCGCGAAAAATTGAAGTACAGCGACGTTCCTCCACCGCTTCGCGGTTTGGGAATCACGTTTATCACGGTTGGTTTGATGTCATTGGCATTCATGTCCTTCAGCGGCATTCAGCTGTAA
- a CDS encoding FAD:protein FMN transferase, giving the protein MRKHSSVVAFLGCWFLATSCWFSPVGAADPLTFRGATMGTTYMVKVHSPPETPDWDAETATAIERELRSVNDQMSTYLKSSELSQFNASESMDWFDVSAETAEVVAAALELSEKTDGAFDVTVGPLVDRWSFGAGERKNDVPSQAELGELKQNIGYQHLQSRLDPPALKKDIAELQVDLSSIAKGHGVDRIVELLAGRGAENVFVEVGGEVRVAGDKSGDSWKVGIQRPDTGGQELLVAHKIRDAAMATSGDYRNFFEVDDQRYSHTIDPRTGRPVTNGVASVSVITDTCMLADGWATALNVVGAEDAMRLARENDLSVLVVQRFNDGLVSSGTGELTQYADVDVSEPTVGNEIAVTPTDEAEEKSFAQRMAPVLLMTGLTFGAVLLAMAVGVIFGRQAISGSCGGLNAKIDEDGVSRCTMCSTPSEACQELRDKMAEK; this is encoded by the coding sequence ATGAGAAAACATTCCAGCGTCGTCGCGTTCTTAGGTTGTTGGTTCCTGGCGACGTCGTGTTGGTTCTCCCCGGTTGGTGCTGCGGATCCACTGACGTTTCGCGGGGCGACGATGGGGACGACCTACATGGTCAAAGTCCATTCGCCGCCGGAAACACCCGATTGGGATGCGGAGACCGCGACGGCGATCGAACGTGAGTTGCGGTCGGTCAACGATCAAATGTCGACGTACCTGAAGTCGTCGGAGTTGAGCCAGTTCAACGCGTCGGAATCAATGGACTGGTTCGACGTCAGTGCTGAAACCGCGGAAGTGGTTGCCGCGGCATTGGAACTGTCAGAGAAAACGGACGGTGCGTTTGATGTGACCGTGGGACCGTTGGTCGATCGCTGGAGCTTTGGTGCTGGCGAACGCAAAAACGATGTCCCCAGCCAAGCGGAGTTGGGGGAGCTGAAGCAGAACATCGGTTACCAACACTTGCAGTCACGCCTCGATCCACCGGCTCTGAAAAAGGACATCGCGGAACTGCAAGTCGATCTGTCTTCGATTGCCAAGGGCCACGGCGTGGACCGAATTGTCGAGTTGTTGGCAGGGCGTGGGGCGGAGAATGTGTTCGTGGAAGTCGGTGGCGAGGTCCGCGTGGCGGGTGATAAGTCCGGCGATTCATGGAAGGTTGGGATTCAGCGACCTGACACTGGTGGGCAAGAGTTGTTGGTCGCTCACAAGATTCGCGATGCCGCGATGGCAACCTCGGGTGACTACCGCAACTTCTTCGAAGTCGATGACCAGCGTTATTCGCACACGATCGATCCACGCACCGGCCGCCCGGTCACCAATGGGGTGGCGTCGGTCAGTGTGATCACCGACACCTGCATGCTCGCCGATGGCTGGGCAACAGCGTTGAACGTGGTCGGGGCTGAAGACGCGATGCGATTGGCACGCGAGAATGATCTCAGCGTGTTGGTCGTCCAGCGATTCAATGACGGGTTGGTTTCCAGTGGCACGGGCGAGTTAACGCAGTACGCCGACGTCGACGTTTCGGAACCCACAGTGGGCAACGAGATCGCCGTGACGCCGACCGACGAAGCCGAAGAAAAGTCGTTTGCTCAGCGAATGGCGCCCGTGTTGTTGATGACCGGGTTGACGTTTGGCGCGGTGTTGCTCGCGATGGCCGTCGGAGTCATTTTCGGACGTCAAGCGATCAGCGGATCGTGTGGTGGATTGAACGCCAAGATCGACGAGGACGGCGTGTCTCGCTGCACGATGTGCAGCACGCCCTCAGAAGCCTGCCAAGAGCTCCGAGACAAAATGGCCGAGAAGTAA
- a CDS encoding VOC family protein, with amino-acid sequence MSVVTTLSFGGRTEEAVQHYQSVLDAQVLMLMRFRECPDPSMAKPGLEEKIFHATIRIGSTELMASDMGCDDPNFEIAFAGFAFAVRDDSIEDAERHFAGLSEHGRVLLPLAPTFFATRYGIVIDRFGVSWKITVSGDVH; translated from the coding sequence ATGAGCGTCGTGACCACACTGAGCTTCGGCGGTCGAACCGAAGAAGCGGTCCAACACTACCAATCGGTGCTCGACGCGCAAGTGTTGATGCTGATGCGGTTCCGTGAATGCCCCGACCCATCGATGGCGAAGCCTGGGTTGGAAGAAAAAATCTTTCACGCGACGATCCGCATCGGGTCCACCGAGTTGATGGCCAGCGACATGGGCTGCGACGATCCCAATTTCGAAATAGCGTTCGCCGGGTTCGCCTTCGCCGTCCGCGACGATTCCATCGAAGACGCCGAACGTCACTTCGCCGGACTGAGTGAACACGGCCGCGTCCTCCTCCCGCTCGCCCCCACCTTCTTCGCAACCCGCTATGGAATCGTCATCGACCGCTTCGGCGTGTCATGGAAGATCACGGTCTCCGGCGACGTCCATTGA
- the folK gene encoding 2-amino-4-hydroxy-6-hydroxymethyldihydropteridine diphosphokinase → MPTQCLISFGSNLGDRRVVIAEAARRVAESGLVAAPCDQQHNEEATTTPASVDSAHPLRTSRLFETPPIGGPGGQSPFLNAVAAFATEASAAEVLDLLQHLEIDLGRKRLVRWGARVIDLDVVLHGRLAGPPRAAGLRGLIGGRGPAGSSKALVVPHPRYTARRFVLEPACDVAADFCDPRFGWTIEDLRDHIAADVPSMALVGGDAELRQVICQRLSSEHGITVIDPDHPDAAKGLQQWISSDPPAALRDSQDISEQPGSSSGSPRLCLPRLLARIQHTTEEDRWPAPHQIWPAGWKWPEYRLEVDDLDWAVGELASAMDSMRCDIRPITDDGHWW, encoded by the coding sequence ATGCCCACGCAATGCCTCATCAGCTTCGGTTCCAACCTCGGTGATCGCCGAGTGGTGATCGCCGAAGCGGCTCGCCGGGTGGCCGAATCAGGGCTGGTCGCCGCGCCCTGCGATCAGCAACACAACGAAGAAGCGACAACCACTCCGGCCTCAGTCGACTCAGCGCACCCTCTACGAACCAGCCGCTTGTTTGAGACGCCACCGATCGGTGGTCCCGGTGGCCAATCACCATTTCTCAACGCGGTCGCGGCGTTTGCAACGGAAGCCTCCGCCGCGGAAGTGTTGGATTTGCTGCAACACTTGGAAATCGATCTGGGCCGTAAACGACTCGTTCGCTGGGGCGCCCGAGTGATCGATCTCGACGTCGTTCTGCATGGCCGTTTGGCAGGGCCGCCGCGAGCCGCCGGACTGCGGGGACTGATCGGCGGACGCGGCCCGGCAGGATCCTCGAAAGCTCTGGTGGTTCCGCATCCGCGTTACACCGCCCGGCGTTTTGTGCTGGAACCCGCCTGCGACGTCGCCGCTGATTTCTGCGACCCGCGTTTCGGATGGACGATCGAAGACCTCCGCGACCACATCGCCGCTGACGTGCCATCGATGGCCTTGGTGGGCGGCGACGCGGAGTTGCGGCAAGTCATTTGCCAACGACTTTCTTCCGAACACGGCATCACAGTGATCGATCCCGATCACCCCGATGCCGCAAAAGGTTTGCAGCAGTGGATCTCATCCGATCCTCCGGCTGCCCTGCGAGATTCTCAAGACATCAGTGAACAACCAGGCTCCTCATCTGGATCACCTCGCCTGTGTTTGCCACGACTCTTGGCGAGGATTCAGCACACGACCGAAGAAGACCGCTGGCCAGCGCCGCACCAGATCTGGCCGGCCGGATGGAAGTGGCCGGAGTATCGACTCGAAGTCGACGACCTGGACTGGGCCGTCGGAGAATTGGCGTCCGCGATGGATTCCATGCGATGCGACATCCGTCCGATCACTGACGACGGTCACTGGTGGTGA
- a CDS encoding DUF7133 domain-containing protein, protein MTPSTDPSSRSFSHSLPRSWRHSRPASRFVRWMAGVSLTLGTLSFTAALPESIFVHSATAAEPTAPSVSTTKPQPLPPQIAEASDEAAQAMAGFKIPDGWTIELFAAEPNVANIVAFTVDSQGRVYVCESFRQNRGVTDNRGHDDEWLLADLAAETVQDRIDYHKRLLGEAAITYAQHDDRIRRLVDTDGDGVADEVTVVADGFNGLEEGTGAGILVHGSDIYYTCIPKLWKLTDADDDGVAEDSQVLSDGYGVRVAFRGHDMHGLIRGYDGRLYFSIGDRGYHVTTPEGKLLSNPAVGAVFRCEMDGSNLEIYCNGLRNPQELAFNDIGDWFTVDNNSDSGDKARLVQLLEGGDTGWRMHYQYLPDRGPFNRLKIWEPHHNEQPAHLVPPIINFTDGPSGLAFYPGTGFGDQLNNQFLICDFRGGPSNSGIRSFSVDPDGAFYKMGSDNQPIWNILATDLAFTPSGDLLVSDWVDGWDGIGKGRLYKLSDPAQQDSDVVTEVQELLSGDLSAASVEDLAQQLRHIDRRVRLNAQWELALRGELKPLLEIASATDLDARFRLHGIWGCEHAVRLDAARRADVLASNRGWLTDSDPLLRAAACALAGDQNDAESIAQVTQRLTDESPRVKYFAAISLSELLTAQANGAAPNQQAFGSVLQILATNNNVDPALRHACTLFLRRVATEDMLAGLASHNSVPVRRAAIAALRGQSSEKVTAFLSDANSLVLAEAALAIHDHPIPAATNDLAQLISVADLPLTSEALVRRVLAANYRIGTADSAAALASFAASGEKPTWARIEAIDMLANWAKPDPRDRVTNEFRPLENRPEIIAREALAKHIEVLMITDQKVREKAIDVGSKLGIKKIAPQLIARTKDAQSRPASRASALTALARLEPAQAVQIARTIDSEQPTALVTAALSVLGKHDGPASVDRFIAATATESQLVRGLAWDLLADIESPEAVEHITKGVNAYLENDLPADVQLNVVEAATKRLPEDWNAKIATHREKLSETEPLAKWMDSLHGGDPEKGAALFFGKTELSCVRCHKVDRTGGEVGPALTSVGKIRDRRTLLEAIALPDAKIAEGFETAIIADEDGKVFTGIVGAETDDVIDLIAADGSRTQIEKDYIVARKKGKSSMPAGLTEQMTARELRDLVAYLASLQVEPPAGEEGGHE, encoded by the coding sequence ATGACGCCGTCCACCGATCCTTCGTCCCGCTCGTTTTCTCACTCGCTTCCTCGTTCATGGCGTCATTCGAGACCTGCCTCTCGATTCGTTCGCTGGATGGCTGGCGTCAGTCTCACCCTGGGCACGTTGTCGTTCACCGCCGCCCTGCCTGAATCGATCTTCGTCCACTCGGCCACGGCAGCCGAACCAACCGCCCCATCCGTCTCCACGACCAAACCTCAGCCGTTGCCGCCGCAGATCGCAGAGGCCTCGGACGAAGCCGCCCAAGCCATGGCCGGATTCAAAATCCCCGACGGCTGGACGATCGAACTTTTCGCGGCCGAACCCAACGTCGCGAACATCGTCGCGTTCACTGTTGATTCCCAAGGACGCGTCTACGTCTGCGAGAGCTTCCGACAAAACCGCGGCGTGACCGACAATCGCGGCCACGACGACGAATGGTTGCTGGCCGACCTCGCCGCCGAAACCGTTCAAGACCGAATCGACTACCACAAACGCTTGCTCGGCGAAGCCGCGATCACCTACGCCCAACATGACGATCGGATTCGCCGCTTGGTCGACACCGATGGCGATGGGGTGGCCGACGAAGTCACCGTGGTCGCCGACGGATTCAATGGACTCGAAGAAGGCACCGGTGCTGGGATCTTGGTCCATGGTTCCGACATCTACTACACCTGCATTCCCAAACTCTGGAAGTTAACCGATGCCGATGACGACGGCGTCGCGGAAGACTCCCAGGTGCTGTCCGATGGTTATGGGGTCCGAGTGGCGTTCCGTGGACACGACATGCACGGGTTGATCCGTGGTTACGACGGACGACTGTACTTTTCGATTGGTGACCGCGGCTATCACGTCACCACTCCCGAAGGAAAGCTGCTTTCCAATCCCGCCGTCGGTGCCGTCTTCCGCTGCGAGATGGATGGCAGCAACTTAGAAATCTACTGCAACGGTTTGCGGAACCCGCAGGAGTTGGCCTTCAACGACATCGGCGACTGGTTCACCGTCGACAACAACTCCGACAGTGGCGACAAAGCCCGCTTGGTCCAGCTGCTGGAAGGTGGCGACACTGGTTGGCGGATGCACTACCAATACCTTCCCGATCGTGGCCCCTTCAATCGATTGAAGATCTGGGAACCTCACCACAACGAGCAACCTGCTCACCTGGTGCCCCCGATCATCAACTTCACCGACGGCCCCTCGGGGTTGGCGTTTTACCCGGGCACTGGTTTCGGCGATCAACTCAACAACCAATTCCTGATCTGCGACTTCCGAGGCGGTCCCTCCAACAGCGGCATCCGCTCGTTCTCCGTCGATCCCGACGGTGCCTTTTACAAAATGGGCTCAGACAACCAACCGATCTGGAACATCCTCGCCACTGACCTCGCCTTCACCCCGTCGGGCGACCTGTTGGTCAGCGACTGGGTCGATGGCTGGGATGGAATCGGCAAAGGTCGCTTGTACAAACTCAGCGACCCCGCCCAGCAAGACTCGGACGTGGTCACGGAAGTCCAAGAATTGCTCAGCGGTGACCTGTCCGCTGCTTCAGTCGAAGACTTGGCCCAACAACTGCGGCACATTGACCGCCGCGTGCGATTGAACGCCCAGTGGGAACTCGCCCTTCGCGGGGAACTGAAACCGCTGCTGGAAATCGCCTCCGCCACCGACCTCGACGCTCGCTTCCGCCTGCACGGAATCTGGGGATGCGAACACGCGGTTCGTTTGGACGCCGCCCGACGCGCCGATGTGTTGGCCTCCAACCGCGGCTGGCTCACCGATTCCGATCCGCTTCTCCGCGCCGCTGCCTGTGCGTTGGCGGGCGACCAAAACGATGCCGAATCGATCGCCCAAGTCACCCAACGGCTGACTGACGAATCCCCACGCGTGAAGTACTTCGCAGCGATTTCGCTGTCCGAACTCTTGACCGCTCAAGCCAATGGCGCCGCTCCCAACCAGCAAGCCTTTGGAAGCGTGCTGCAAATTCTCGCCACCAACAACAACGTCGACCCCGCTCTGCGTCACGCCTGCACCTTGTTCCTGCGACGAGTCGCCACGGAAGACATGCTGGCTGGATTGGCATCCCACAACAGCGTCCCGGTTCGCCGCGCCGCCATCGCCGCCCTGCGTGGACAAAGCAGCGAAAAAGTCACCGCGTTTCTGTCCGACGCCAATTCTTTGGTGCTGGCCGAAGCCGCCCTGGCGATTCACGATCACCCCATCCCGGCAGCCACCAACGACCTGGCGCAATTGATTTCCGTCGCCGATCTGCCGCTCACTTCGGAGGCCTTGGTGCGCCGCGTGTTGGCCGCCAACTACCGCATCGGCACAGCCGACTCCGCCGCCGCACTGGCGTCCTTCGCCGCGTCGGGTGAAAAACCAACCTGGGCTCGCATCGAAGCGATTGACATGCTGGCCAACTGGGCCAAACCCGATCCACGCGACCGCGTCACGAACGAATTCCGGCCTTTGGAAAATCGCCCCGAAATCATCGCTCGCGAAGCCCTCGCCAAACACATCGAAGTCCTGATGATCACCGATCAAAAGGTCCGCGAAAAAGCGATCGATGTCGGGTCCAAATTGGGCATCAAAAAGATCGCCCCACAACTGATCGCCCGCACGAAGGACGCCCAGTCACGGCCCGCGTCGCGAGCGTCCGCGCTCACTGCCCTTGCCCGACTCGAACCCGCACAAGCGGTTCAGATCGCCCGAACGATTGACTCGGAGCAACCGACAGCCTTGGTCACCGCCGCTCTGTCAGTGCTGGGCAAACATGACGGCCCCGCATCGGTCGATCGCTTCATCGCCGCCACAGCCACGGAAAGCCAACTCGTTCGCGGACTTGCCTGGGACCTGTTGGCAGACATCGAATCCCCCGAAGCAGTCGAACACATCACGAAAGGCGTCAACGCTTACCTCGAGAACGACCTGCCCGCCGACGTCCAACTGAATGTCGTCGAAGCAGCCACGAAACGCCTGCCCGAAGATTGGAACGCAAAGATCGCGACTCATCGCGAAAAGCTCTCCGAGACCGAACCGCTCGCCAAATGGATGGACTCGCTGCACGGCGGCGACCCTGAAAAGGGCGCCGCGCTGTTCTTTGGCAAAACCGAACTCTCGTGCGTGCGTTGCCACAAAGTCGACCGGACGGGCGGCGAAGTCGGCCCCGCGCTGACCTCCGTCGGAAAGATCCGCGACCGTCGCACCTTGCTGGAAGCGATCGCGCTGCCCGACGCCAAAATCGCGGAAGGCTTCGAGACCGCCATCATCGCCGATGAAGACGGAAAAGTCTTCACGGGGATCGTGGGTGCCGAAACCGACGACGTGATCGACTTGATCGCCGCCGACGGTTCGCGAACACAAATTGAAAAGGATTACATCGTCGCTCGCAAAAAGGGCAAGTCCTCGATGCCGGCTGGACTGACCGAGCAAATGACCGCTCGCGAACTGCGTGACTTGGTCGCGTACTTGGCCAGCCTCCAAGTTGAACCACCTGCCGGCGAAGAAGGCGGCCACGAGTGA
- a CDS encoding 4'-phosphopantetheinyl transferase family protein has protein sequence MTKTPPTQTHTTDSPQPSAAPNHSTKQQSPIQLWYASAAADTPGKIEAFCMRWLAQEEHQSAAKFRVASARHQHVIGRGMARFLIADTQTPPHQIQFRNLDHGKPIVETPELLRRPFNIAHTKGLVICGLGAEAADEWLGVDIEGLDRKTDPGLAQRYFAPEEIEQLDRVKNSDAKQALFLKIWTLKEAFIKAIGTGLNTPLDQFAFEKAASNSPRLILKDESLAQGRHWQIRNVIPRQGYIAAVALGTKASNVVPKIELADFRKRMQDC, from the coding sequence ATGACGAAAACGCCCCCCACCCAAACCCACACAACCGATTCCCCCCAGCCCTCCGCTGCGCCGAATCATTCCACCAAACAGCAGTCCCCGATCCAGCTTTGGTATGCCTCGGCGGCCGCCGACACACCCGGCAAAATCGAAGCGTTTTGCATGCGTTGGCTGGCACAAGAGGAGCACCAATCCGCCGCCAAATTCCGAGTCGCCTCGGCTCGGCACCAGCACGTGATCGGTCGCGGGATGGCCCGATTCCTGATCGCGGACACGCAAACGCCCCCGCATCAGATCCAGTTCCGCAACCTGGACCACGGCAAACCCATCGTCGAAACCCCAGAGCTACTGCGTCGGCCGTTCAACATCGCCCACACAAAAGGGCTGGTGATCTGCGGTCTCGGAGCCGAAGCGGCCGACGAATGGTTGGGCGTCGACATTGAAGGCCTGGACCGAAAAACCGATCCGGGACTGGCTCAGCGTTACTTTGCCCCCGAAGAGATCGAACAGCTCGACCGAGTCAAAAACAGCGACGCGAAGCAAGCCTTGTTCCTCAAGATCTGGACGCTCAAAGAAGCGTTCATCAAAGCCATCGGCACCGGGCTCAACACGCCTCTGGACCAATTCGCATTCGAGAAGGCCGCTTCGAATTCCCCGCGATTGATTCTGAAAGATGAGTCCCTTGCGCAAGGCCGCCACTGGCAGATCCGCAACGTGATCCCACGGCAAGGCTACATCGCCGCCGTCGCGCTCGGAACGAAAGCCAGCAACGTGGTCCCCAAGATCGAACTCGCCGACTTCCGCAAACGCATGCAAGACTGCTAG
- a CDS encoding HTTM domain-containing protein, whose translation MIVDFAKQYASSWVDAWDRFWFTPRHIDTLAVLRIVTGAMLLYSHLVLAADFSSFVGTEAWIDNETSAWLHDGTLGESTAAWSYLWLVDNATVLWLNHLVTILVTGCFLVGFLTRLTGPLAWFLQLMLVHRLLGSLFGLDQIVTYCVMYLAFVPCGAVWSIDAKLRRRLTGDGEKTLSGWKAWLFPADKKTVSANVATRLLQIHLCVIYLFGGIAKARGELWWDGTAVWFAVANYEYQSIDMTFLGRFPRVFTALSHITMFWEIFYCALVWPRLTRGITLALAVAVHGGIALFLGMITFGAMMIAANGIFVSPDWIRRKRLGESADDGHEDASLSGVMTSLGTDSSSGARSVALPADLQHRLAELDAAEKGIQKRYAKLKRREAKNEERKQRLLAAREQIKQKLIDGNLSAGDSVLRNDDLEDS comes from the coding sequence GTGATCGTTGACTTTGCGAAACAATACGCGTCGTCTTGGGTGGATGCCTGGGATCGGTTTTGGTTCACGCCTCGGCACATTGATACGTTGGCCGTGCTGCGGATCGTCACTGGTGCAATGCTGTTGTATTCGCACCTGGTGCTCGCGGCCGACTTTTCTTCTTTCGTTGGAACGGAAGCTTGGATCGACAATGAGACCAGCGCGTGGCTGCATGATGGAACGCTTGGTGAATCGACCGCGGCTTGGTCGTACTTGTGGTTGGTCGACAACGCAACCGTTTTATGGCTGAATCACCTCGTGACGATCTTGGTCACGGGGTGCTTTCTGGTGGGCTTCTTGACTCGCCTGACTGGGCCGCTGGCGTGGTTCCTGCAATTGATGTTGGTGCATCGACTGCTCGGCAGCCTGTTTGGGCTGGATCAGATTGTCACCTACTGCGTGATGTACTTGGCCTTTGTTCCCTGCGGTGCAGTTTGGTCCATCGATGCGAAGCTCCGCCGACGTCTGACAGGTGATGGTGAGAAAACGCTTTCGGGTTGGAAGGCGTGGTTGTTCCCGGCGGACAAGAAGACGGTCTCGGCCAATGTGGCGACGCGATTGCTGCAGATTCACTTGTGCGTGATCTACCTGTTCGGTGGCATTGCGAAGGCGCGTGGTGAACTTTGGTGGGACGGGACGGCCGTTTGGTTTGCTGTGGCAAACTACGAATATCAGTCGATTGACATGACGTTCTTGGGGCGTTTTCCGCGTGTCTTCACAGCGTTGTCGCACATCACGATGTTCTGGGAGATCTTCTACTGTGCGTTGGTTTGGCCGCGTTTGACTCGCGGGATCACGTTGGCGCTCGCCGTCGCCGTTCACGGTGGGATCGCCTTGTTCCTGGGCATGATCACGTTTGGTGCCATGATGATCGCCGCCAACGGGATCTTTGTTTCGCCGGATTGGATTCGTCGCAAGCGTTTGGGGGAATCAGCGGATGATGGCCACGAAGATGCGTCCCTGTCCGGTGTCATGACCTCGTTGGGAACCGATTCCAGCAGTGGTGCTCGTTCGGTTGCATTGCCCGCGGATTTGCAACATCGCTTGGCGGAATTGGACGCAGCTGAGAAAGGCATCCAAAAACGCTACGCCAAGCTCAAACGCCGCGAAGCCAAGAACGAAGAACGCAAGCAACGATTGCTGGCGGCTCGCGAACAGATCAAGCAAAAACTGATCGACGGCAATCTGTCGGCAGGCGACAGCGTGCTCCGCAACGATGATCTCGAGGATTCCTGA